In the Salinirubrum litoreum genome, one interval contains:
- a CDS encoding NOG1 family protein, whose amino-acid sequence MIFENLPTTPRAEELVDKAFSRAARSGRAKEGLEAQQSMLTTSANILSDNLENVVTQWPDFELVDPFYYELADAIVDVDELRQALSRVTWASRQIDEIKREYQPKLRRTTPETARKHRKQAFARMADIVEQIADDLLRIGEARDALKTVPDIRPDEPAIVVAGYPNVGKSSFVNHVTRASNEIATYPFTTRGVQIGHFEHDRVRYQIVDTPGLLDRPEDERNDIERQAVSALEHLADAVVFVVDASGDCGYPIDVQLELRDAVERRFASRDVPVLTVCNKSDQSRDVAADAYMSVTADENVDGVLDAAVEAVAWEPDIPPSRQE is encoded by the coding sequence ATGATTTTCGAGAATCTCCCCACCACCCCACGCGCGGAGGAACTGGTGGACAAGGCCTTCTCCAGGGCCGCCCGGTCCGGGCGAGCGAAGGAGGGACTCGAGGCACAGCAGTCGATGCTGACCACCTCGGCGAACATCCTCTCGGACAACCTGGAGAACGTCGTCACCCAGTGGCCCGACTTCGAACTCGTCGACCCCTTCTACTACGAACTCGCGGACGCCATCGTCGACGTGGACGAACTCCGGCAGGCCCTCTCGCGGGTCACCTGGGCCAGCCGACAGATCGACGAGATCAAACGCGAGTACCAGCCGAAACTCCGGCGGACGACCCCCGAAACCGCCCGGAAACACCGCAAGCAGGCGTTCGCCCGCATGGCCGACATCGTGGAACAGATCGCGGACGACCTCCTGCGCATCGGCGAGGCCCGCGACGCACTGAAGACCGTGCCGGACATCCGCCCGGACGAACCCGCGATCGTCGTCGCCGGCTACCCCAACGTCGGCAAATCCTCGTTCGTCAACCACGTCACCCGCGCCTCGAACGAGATCGCCACCTACCCCTTCACCACGCGCGGCGTCCAGATCGGCCACTTCGAGCACGACCGGGTCCGCTACCAGATCGTCGACACGCCCGGCCTGCTCGACCGCCCGGAAGACGAGCGCAACGACATCGAACGCCAGGCCGTCTCCGCCTTAGAGCACCTCGCAGACGCGGTCGTCTTCGTCGTGGACGCCTCCGGTGACTGTGGCTACCCTATCGACGTCCAACTCGAACTGCGGGACGCGGTCGAACGCCGGTTCGCCAGCCGCGACGTGCCCGTCCTCACGGTCTGTAACAAGAGCGACCAGTCGCGCGACGTCGCGGCCGACGCGTACATGAGCGTCACCGCAGACGAGAACGTCGACGGCGTCCTCGACGCGGCCGTCGAGGCGGTCGCGTGGGAACCCGACATCCCGCCGTCGCGCCAGGAGTGA
- a CDS encoding succinylglutamate desuccinylase/aspartoacylase family protein encodes MTTLGTASAAPGEMDTGRLEVGETRDGSPVELPVAVVNGARDGETLYLQAASDGDELNGVGVIQRVVPRLDPADLAGTILIVGIVNYHAFQVAEHRNPIDDTKMNRAYPGDANGTSSERIAAATFEAATRADLVLDLHQGSTSRMIDEVRVRCGPRHRLHRECLELAKTFGCGYVLDQKGPDGQLARAGPDEGIPTVDPELGGCVGWDESSIQRGVEGVFNVLRGYGFLDGSVDRQRQTRATGFDQYGSPAGGLVRFQQELGDEVRAGDTLFEVTDTFGSLKARITADSDGIFWRSRRLPQVATGEYVCSVGIDIDSY; translated from the coding sequence ATGACCACGCTCGGAACTGCGAGTGCGGCCCCCGGCGAGATGGACACGGGCCGCCTCGAGGTCGGGGAGACGCGGGACGGGAGCCCCGTCGAACTCCCCGTCGCCGTCGTCAACGGCGCACGCGACGGCGAGACGCTCTACCTGCAAGCGGCCTCGGATGGCGACGAACTCAACGGCGTCGGGGTGATCCAGCGGGTCGTCCCCCGGTTGGACCCGGCGGACCTCGCCGGCACCATCCTGATCGTCGGCATCGTCAACTACCACGCCTTCCAGGTCGCGGAGCACCGCAACCCGATCGACGACACGAAGATGAACCGCGCGTACCCCGGCGACGCGAACGGCACCTCCTCGGAGCGCATCGCCGCCGCCACCTTCGAGGCGGCGACGCGGGCCGACCTCGTTCTCGACCTCCACCAGGGCTCTACGAGTCGGATGATCGACGAGGTGCGGGTCCGGTGTGGGCCGCGCCACCGCCTCCACCGTGAGTGTCTCGAACTGGCGAAGACCTTCGGCTGTGGCTACGTCCTCGATCAGAAGGGCCCCGACGGGCAACTCGCCCGCGCCGGTCCCGACGAGGGGATTCCGACCGTCGACCCGGAACTCGGCGGCTGTGTCGGCTGGGACGAGTCCAGCATCCAGCGCGGCGTCGAGGGGGTGTTCAACGTCCTCCGGGGGTACGGCTTCCTCGACGGCTCCGTCGACCGTCAGCGACAGACGCGCGCCACGGGCTTCGATCAGTACGGCTCGCCGGCGGGTGGCCTCGTGCGGTTCCAGCAGGAACTCGGCGACGAGGTGCGGGCCGGCGACACGCTGTTCGAGGTGACGGACACCTTCGGGAGCCTGAAGGCCCGTATCACCGCCGACTCCGACGGCATCTTCTGGCGCTCCCGGCGACTCCCGCAGGTGGCGACCGGCGAGTACGTCTGCTCTGTCGGGATCGACATCGACAGTTACTGA
- a CDS encoding pyridoxal-phosphate dependent enzyme — protein sequence MLRCADCGRTDDHRWRCHCGGPLDFADSAVPEGQAPDPASFDTRDGLWSFADFLPVAREVSLGEGLTPLVSASDWDAQFKLEYVFPTGSFKDRGATTTLSRAVAVGADRVVEDSSGNAGAAIATYAARAGLPADIYVPADAKASKLRAIERAGATAIRVEGDRQAVTDACIAAVEGESRAAGDERVYYASHAWDPAFYAGTATMAYEIALQRDWSVPDAVVCPLGHGTLFLGAYRGFRALREAGWIDRVPRLLGVQAEGYAPIAETLHPVESAAGDSNDRADGIQIRQPARREQLLDAVDATDGDVVALGSEAVETELDRLHRAGFYTEPTCAVAPAGLREYRERGVLSAEDDVVVPLTGSGLKN from the coding sequence ATGCTCCGCTGTGCCGACTGCGGCCGAACCGACGACCACCGCTGGCGCTGTCACTGCGGCGGGCCACTGGACTTCGCAGACTCGGCGGTTCCCGAGGGTCAAGCCCCCGATCCCGCCAGTTTCGACACCCGCGACGGTCTCTGGAGTTTCGCCGACTTCCTGCCGGTCGCCCGTGAAGTGAGCCTCGGCGAGGGACTCACCCCACTCGTCTCGGCATCCGACTGGGACGCCCAGTTCAAACTGGAGTACGTCTTCCCCACCGGGAGCTTCAAAGATCGCGGGGCGACGACGACCCTCTCGCGGGCCGTGGCTGTCGGCGCGGATCGGGTCGTCGAGGACTCCTCGGGCAACGCCGGGGCCGCCATCGCCACCTACGCCGCCCGTGCCGGCCTGCCGGCGGACATCTACGTCCCGGCCGACGCCAAAGCGTCGAAACTCCGGGCTATCGAGCGCGCCGGGGCGACCGCGATCCGCGTCGAAGGCGACCGACAGGCGGTGACCGACGCCTGCATCGCGGCGGTCGAGGGCGAGTCGCGGGCCGCAGGCGACGAACGGGTCTACTACGCCAGCCACGCGTGGGACCCCGCGTTCTACGCCGGTACCGCGACGATGGCGTACGAGATCGCACTCCAGCGTGACTGGTCGGTGCCCGACGCCGTGGTCTGCCCACTCGGTCACGGCACCCTGTTCCTCGGCGCGTATCGCGGCTTTCGCGCGCTCCGCGAAGCGGGGTGGATCGACCGTGTACCGCGACTGCTCGGCGTGCAGGCCGAGGGGTACGCACCCATCGCCGAGACGCTCCACCCGGTCGAGTCGGCGGCGGGCGACAGCAACGACCGCGCGGACGGTATCCAGATTCGCCAGCCAGCGCGCCGCGAGCAACTGCTCGACGCCGTCGACGCGACCGACGGCGACGTTGTCGCACTCGGGAGCGAGGCGGTCGAGACGGAACTGGACCGCCTCCACCGTGCCGGGTTCTACACCGAACCGACGTGTGCGGTAGCTCCTGCTGGACTCCGCGAGTACCGCGAGCGTGGCGTGCTGTCGGCCGAGGACGACGTGGTCGTCCCGCTGACCGGGAGTGGGCTGAAGAACTGA
- a CDS encoding DUF7385 family protein encodes MDDFENLVSSLTPREDNPEIKLYQNTTAVACPICEDSFDSLVVCKEQSTSLRQTELLDICVSVHDDRPVLFTHKS; translated from the coding sequence ATGGACGACTTCGAGAACCTCGTCTCGTCGCTGACGCCACGGGAGGACAACCCCGAGATCAAACTCTACCAGAACACGACTGCAGTCGCCTGTCCGATCTGTGAGGACTCGTTCGACTCGCTGGTCGTCTGCAAGGAGCAGTCCACCAGTCTCCGGCAGACCGAACTGCTGGACATCTGCGTCTCGGTCCACGACGACCGGCCGGTGTTGTTCACGCACAAGTCCTGA
- a CDS encoding thiamine pyrophosphate-dependent dehydrogenase E1 component subunit alpha, which translates to MTDPLADADVHRVLDADGHVLPDAEVPDLSDETLVDVYRDMRVTRRFDERAVSLQRQGRIGTYAPSAGQEASAVASTHALADRDYVSYQYREHGAVVVRDLLSEYLPYWMGHESGNAAMVEGNVVPLNIGVGSHIPHAVGLAWAASLRGDDTVVACHFGDGATSEGDFHEGLNFAGVFDTPSVFCCHNNGWAISIPEGEQTASDTFAEKAVAYGFDGMRVDGMDPLASYAVTREAVERARNSDSDAEGPRPTLIEFVEYRFGAHTTADDPGVYRDESTVDHWRDLDPIPRYETFLRETGRIDDEGVQAIADEADEVVAEAVDVASEVDADPAEMFADAYADLPPEVRRQRDELLRQVEAFGDDAFLREE; encoded by the coding sequence GTGACCGATCCACTCGCGGACGCCGACGTGCACCGGGTGCTGGACGCCGACGGGCACGTCCTGCCGGACGCCGAGGTGCCGGACCTCTCCGACGAGACGCTAGTGGACGTCTACCGCGACATGCGCGTCACCCGGCGGTTCGACGAACGCGCCGTCAGCCTCCAGCGACAGGGCCGGATCGGCACCTACGCGCCCTCCGCCGGGCAGGAGGCGTCGGCGGTCGCCTCGACGCACGCGCTGGCCGACCGGGACTACGTGAGCTACCAGTACCGCGAACACGGCGCGGTCGTCGTCCGGGACCTCCTCTCGGAGTACCTCCCCTACTGGATGGGCCACGAGTCCGGCAACGCCGCGATGGTCGAGGGGAACGTCGTCCCGCTAAACATCGGTGTCGGGTCGCACATCCCCCACGCTGTCGGCCTGGCGTGGGCCGCCAGCCTCCGGGGCGACGACACGGTCGTCGCCTGCCACTTCGGCGACGGCGCGACCTCGGAGGGTGACTTCCACGAGGGGCTGAACTTCGCGGGCGTCTTCGACACGCCGAGCGTCTTCTGCTGTCACAACAACGGCTGGGCCATCTCCATCCCCGAGGGCGAACAAACTGCGAGCGACACCTTCGCCGAGAAGGCGGTCGCCTACGGGTTCGATGGCATGCGCGTGGACGGGATGGATCCACTCGCCAGTTACGCCGTGACGCGTGAAGCGGTCGAGCGCGCTCGTAACTCGGATTCCGATGCCGAGGGACCGCGCCCGACGCTGATCGAGTTCGTGGAGTACCGGTTCGGTGCGCACACGACCGCCGACGACCCCGGCGTCTACCGCGACGAGTCGACGGTCGACCACTGGCGCGACCTCGATCCGATCCCGCGCTACGAGACGTTTCTGCGGGAGACCGGCCGCATCGACGACGAGGGCGTGCAGGCCATCGCGGACGAGGCCGACGAGGTAGTCGCCGAAGCGGTCGACGTCGCCAGCGAAGTCGACGCCGATCCGGCAGAGATGTTCGCGGATGCCTACGCCGACCTCCCGCCCGAGGTCCGGCGACAGCGCGACGAGTTGCTCCGACAGGTCGAAGCGTTCGGTGACGACGCCTTCCTGCGCGAGGAGTGA
- a CDS encoding class I SAM-dependent methyltransferase, translating into MDTVLDATDRQKLLDGDDRDFYVSPRFVHHVDEQFRERLTALYRRELPADARVLDLMSSWVSHLPPDASYPRVVGHGLNRAELAANDRLDDSFVQNLNADQSLPFDDHSFDAVLIAVSVQYLQYPTAVFREIARVLAPGGVLAVSFSNRMFPQKAIRAWRAASMDARADLVRRYCDAAGGFESVETLRETPATGDPFYAVVARRAAD; encoded by the coding sequence ATGGATACGGTGCTGGACGCGACCGACCGCCAGAAACTCCTCGACGGCGACGACCGCGACTTCTACGTCAGTCCGCGCTTCGTCCACCACGTCGACGAGCAGTTCCGCGAGCGACTCACCGCGCTCTACCGCCGGGAGCTTCCGGCCGACGCCCGCGTCCTCGACCTGATGAGCAGTTGGGTCTCACACCTGCCGCCGGACGCCAGCTACCCCCGCGTCGTCGGCCACGGCCTGAACCGCGCGGAACTGGCGGCCAACGACCGACTGGACGACTCGTTCGTCCAGAACCTCAACGCCGACCAGTCGCTCCCCTTCGACGACCACAGCTTCGACGCGGTGCTGATCGCGGTCTCGGTCCAGTACCTCCAGTATCCGACCGCCGTCTTCCGCGAGATCGCTCGCGTACTCGCCCCCGGCGGCGTCCTCGCGGTCTCCTTCTCGAACCGGATGTTCCCGCAGAAGGCGATCCGCGCGTGGCGTGCGGCGTCGATGGACGCGCGTGCCGACCTCGTGCGACGATACTGCGACGCGGCCGGTGGCTTCGAGTCGGTCGAGACGCTCCGCGAGACGCCAGCGACTGGCGACCCCTTCTACGCGGTCGTCGCCCGCAGAGCCGCGGACTGA